A window of Torulaspora globosa chromosome 8, complete sequence contains these coding sequences:
- the COX7 gene encoding cytochrome c oxidase subunit VII (ancestral locus Anc_8.807): protein MSNRIIELQKLFQSSTKPLWWRHPRSAFYLYPFYGLMAVAVVAPLLYIPNAVRGIKAKK from the coding sequence ATGTCTAACAGAATCATTGAATTGCAAAAACTATTTCAAAGCTCCACCAAGCCATTGTGGTGGAGACATCCAAGATCCGCATTTTACCTATATCCGTTCTACGGTTTGAtggctgttgctgtggTAGCCCCATTGCTGTACATTCCTAATGCTGTTCGTGGCATtaaggccaagaaatgA
- the AIM39 gene encoding Aim39p (ancestral locus Anc_8.806), with product MIHTRLFCTRYIGGFGHRVRYLRQSGRWFATKPEDPKYVFSKPPEQAATQHDGTHNDVRNAKYIFSTPIEQVEDSRDGNEESNVLAQAILHQRRKRRKQMARFVLFGLVGSVLGYSVGYKVLYLREQSFIPLFPASRIRKLSDRDRTRIDVDGVKKLSQTRVLQQLSQHEMIKEQYGVPLHDTETNEIPQLQEFSIWCEDQDFSVTGILIEPNDGRSSSHQWYRIPFLVKWRLTHRPLSIHKFVDELMESIGRSSSDLYQIIAPERVYGSFKYEFPLRGDNQAKHIWFLGEMRLSNDSLVVYKGKYHVDVKLEEIDLLRKEEGKLVRYILYREDESIRK from the coding sequence ATGATTCACACGAGGCTCTTTTGCACTAGATACATAGGCGGGTTCGGTCACAGAGTGAGATACCTGAGGCAGAGTGGTCGATGGTTCGCTACGAAGCCTGAGGACCCAAAATACGTATTCTCCAAGCCGCCTGAGCAGGCAGCAACTCAGCACGATGGGACCCACAATGATGTCAGGAACGCTAAATACATCTTTTCCACCCCAATCGAACAGGTAGAGGACTCCAGAGATGGCAACGAAGAATCTAACGTGTTGGCACAAGCGATTTTGCATCAACGGCGCAAACGCCGCAAGCAGATGGCAAGGTTTGTCTTGTTTGGTCTGGTTGGATCCGTCTTGGGCTACTCTGTTGGTTACAAGGTGCTGTATCTGCGGGAGCAGAGCTTCATCCCGCTGTTCCCAGCGTCTAGAATACGCAAGCTGAGTGACAGAGATCGAACAAGAATCGACGTTGATGGGGTGAAGAAACTGTCACAGACTAGAGTGCTACAGCAGCTGTCGCAGCATGAGATGATCAAAGAACAGTACGGGGTGCCGCTACATGACACCGAGACGAACGAGATCCCGCAACTGCAGGAGTTCAGTATATGGTGCGAGGACCAGGACTTCAGCGTCACTGGAATCCTCATAGAGCCCAATGACGGGAGATCATCGAGCCACCAGTGGTATCGAATTCCGTTTCTTGTCAAATGGAGGTTGACCCACAGACCATTGAGCATCCACAAGTTcgtcgatgagctgatGGAGAGCATAGGGCGTTCGTCGTCGGATCTATATCAGATTATTGCTCCCGAGAGAGTCTATGGATCGTTTAAATACGAGTTTCCTCTACGTGGCGACAATCAGGCGAAGCACATCTGGTTTCTCGGTGAGATGAGGCTGAGTAATGACTCGCTGGTGGTCTACAAAGGTAAGTACCACGTCGACGTAAAATTAGAAGAGATTGACCTCCTGCGGAAGGAAGAAGGTAAGCTGGTACGCTACATTCTCTACAGGGAGGATGAGAGCATCCGCAAATGA
- the GFD1 gene encoding Gfd1p (ancestral locus Anc_8.805), which produces MVLESKWADVPDVPPSGQPDKSSRRKAKPKTPRKKGPRDRKIPEKEQNSPAPRLTFSLKDKPATPTDHSDKNELLKKKIEEQRKIYEKNQHQKQQKQLLDEFLNGDTKLQWSDEDEEDEILAKLNKSLKI; this is translated from the coding sequence ATGGTTCTGGAATCAAAATGGGCTGACGTCCCAGATGTCCCCCCTAGTGGTCAACCTGACAAGAGCAGTCGGCGGAAGGCCAAACCAAAGACACCACGAAAGAAGGGCCCCAGAGATAGGAAAATTCCAGAGAAGGAGCAGAATAGTCCCGCTCCCCGGTTGACATTCAGCCTCAAGGATAAGCCTGCGACTCCAACTGACCACAGCGATAAGaacgagctgctgaagaagaagatagagGAGCAGAGAAAAATCTATGAGAAAAACCAGCatcagaagcagcagaagcagctgctggatgagtTCTTGAACGGTGATACCAAGCTGCAATGGtctgacgaagatgaagaagatgagatcttAGCAAAGCTAAACAAATCACTAAAGATATAG
- a CDS encoding uncharacterized protein (ancestral locus Anc_8.804), translating to MSKKDSSEELEVAGRLHSEQSRSTEYASPNAGLVLLVISYFFNSSMVVSTKVLETDHEHAPGREPIKPLQILLVRMSITYVATLLYMFKNRSTIANVPFGPPEMRKWLVLRGVMGFFGVFGLYFSLMYLSLSDAILITFLTPTVTVLLAWIALRERLTTVEVIGSLVSFCGVVLIVRPSFIFGVATAPDGSAESENTTDRLIATVLSLVGVFGASSVYIIIRHMGSKAHAILSVSYFSLVVTVISLLGVLLVPSMTMQTPTNLKQWLLFANLGVCGFVFQYLLTLGIQKERAGRGTLMAYTQLIYAVFWDVALWHNWPKLWSWLGMLIIVGTALVVIRCKPEGELARISDEERESFQLEEM from the coding sequence ATGTCGAAAAAAGATAGCAGCGAAGAGCTCGAGGTAGCGGGGAGGCTCCACAGCGAGCAGTCGCGCAGCACCGAGTATGCAAGCCCCAACGCCGGCctggtgctgctggtgaTATCGTATTTTTTCAACTCCAGCATGGTGGTCTCTACCAAAGTGCTGGAGACAGACCACGAGCACGCGCCAGGCCGGGAGCCCATCAAGCCGCTCCAGATACTGTTGGTGAGAATGTCAATCACGTACGTTGCGACGCTGCTGTACATGTTCAAGAACCGCAGCACCATAGCCAACGTACCCTTCGGACCCCCCGAGATGCGAAAGTGGCTCGTCTTGCGAGGCGTGATGGGCTTCTTCGGCGTCTTCGGCCTGTACTTCTCGCTGATGTACCTGAGTCTCAGCGATGCGATCTTAATCACCTTCCTGACCCCAACAGTGACCGTGCTGCTGGCGTGGATCGCGCTGCGAGAGCGACTCACCACCGTCGAAGTCATCGGCTCGCTGGTCTCGTTCTGCGGCGTGGTGCTGATCGTGCGTCCCTCGTTCATCTTTGGCGTGGCAACGGCGCCCGACGGCTCGGCAGAGTCCGAGAACACAACAGACCGACTGATCGCTACCGTGCTGTCACTTGTCGGCGTATTCGGTGCCAGCTCGGTGTACATCATAATCCGCCACATGGGCAGCAAGGCTCACGCCATCCTCAGCGTGAGCTACTTCTCGCTCGTGGTGACCGTGATCTCGCTGCTCGGCGTGCTGCTGGTCCCCTCGATGACGATGCAGACACCAACAAACCTCAAGCAATGGCTGCTGTTCGCAAACCTCGGCGTATGCGGCTTCGTCTTCCAGTACCTGTTGACGCTGGGGATTCAGAAGGAGCGGGCAGGACGTGGAACCCTGATGGCGTACACGCAGCTTATCTACGCGGTATTTTGGGACGTTGCGCTCTGGCACAACTGGCCCAAGCTGTGGTCCTGGCTTGGCATGCTGATCATCGTCGGCACTGCGCTTGTGGTGATCCGGTGCAAGCCCGAGGGGGAGCTCGCCCGCATCTCTGACGAAGAGCGCGAGTCGTTCCAGCTGGAGGAGATGTAG
- the MLO1 gene encoding Mlo1p (ancestral locus Anc_8.803): MFGRAAKRLAFKTWYELDAREKQRFVDAFVDAHQRQYPWSRSNRSLRALSARHDTRHQDSPSLFAVFYSDIRSNRCRRFSDPSFQRLLVEKKTH, encoded by the coding sequence ATGTTCGGCAGGGCCGCCAAGCGACTCGCGTTCAAGACGTGGTACGAGCTGGACGCTCGCGAGAAGCAGCGCTTCGTCGACGCGTTCGTCGACGCCCACCAGAGACAATACCCGTGGTCCAGGAGCAACAGGTCGCTGAGGGCTCTGTCGGCGCGACACGACACCCGCCACCAGGACTCCCCGTCGCTGTTCGCCGTCTTCTACAGCGACATCCGGTCGAACCGCTGCCGGCGGTTCAGCGACCCGAGCTTCCAGCGTCTGCTGgtcgagaagaagaccCACTAG
- the HOR7 gene encoding Hor7p (ancestral locus Anc_8.802) → MQFSKLVVSAVAFVGLASAQNASNQTTTGGAAALGGSNAALSAGVVGAAAAGALAFLF, encoded by the coding sequence ATGCAATTCTCCAAGCTTGttgtctctgctgttgcCTTTGTCGGTCTGGCTAGCGCACAAAACGCCTCGAACCAGACCACGACGGGCGGTGCCGCCGCGCTCGGCGGCTCCAACGCGGCCTTGAGCGCCGGCGTCGTCGGCGCTGCCGCCGCCGGCGCCTTGGCGTTCCTGTTCTGA
- the GAD1 gene encoding glutamate decarboxylase GAD1 (ancestral locus Anc_8.801) — protein sequence MLHRHSAKQKRPRTLVYHREELHSPKLEEAGLLPEQIHGLHLGTVMENQSASENGGSHFQPNRYRIPQKGLPEATAYDLIHNELSLDGNPHLNLASFVNTETSAIATKLITENINKNLADNDEYPQLIELTQRCISMLAQLWHCDEDKYDPLGCATTGSSEAIMLGGLAMKKRWEHRMRGAGKSTAKPNILMSTASQVALEKFARYFDVECRLIPVSAKSNHCLDPQLLWDYVDENTIGAFVILGTTYTGHLESVEHVCDVLTEIENAHPDWSNTEIPIHVDGASGGFIVPFTFSERQMASYRMQRWGFNHPRVMSINASGHKFGLTTPGLGWVLWRSEDLLADELKFKINYLGGVEESFGLNFSRPGFQVIHQYYNFVSLGRAGYHAHFAKSIFVARAFCHELLVSERMPGFFEVVSSIHERIDAPPGRSRLPDSVNEYWEKPAEFKPGVPLAAFKLSRAFHDQYPEIPQSMLAALLRSRGWIVPNYPLPSSTDGSDQHEVLRVVFRSEMKLDLAQLLIVDIEHVVTKLIKSYKILLESLPANEHSQHRRDFVYKMLLKLASPTSGDEPPLELQPERRESLSKNYKGTC from the coding sequence ATGCTACATAGACATTCTGCCAAGCAAAAGAGACCAAGAACATTAGTGTACCATCGCGAGGAATTGCACTCTCCCAAACTGGAGGAAGCGGGCCTATTGCCCGAACAGATCCACGGGCTCCACCTTGGCACTGTGATGGAGAACCAGTCAGCCTCTGAGAACGGCGGCAGCCATTTTCAGCCCAACCGGTACCGGATTCCCCAGAAGGGGCTGCCCGAGGCGACCGCGTACGACCTGATTCACAACGAATTATCGCTGGACGGCAACCCACACTTGAACCTGGCCAGTTTTGTCAACACCGAGACCTCGGCGATCGCCACGAAGCTGATCACCGAGaacatcaacaagaacCTGGCGGACAACGACGAGTACCCGCAGCTGATCGAGCTGACCCAGCGCTGCATCTCGATGCTGGCGCAGCTGTGGCACTGCGACGAGGACAAGTACGACCCGCTCGGCTGCGCCACCACCGGGTCCAGCGAGGCGATCATGCTCGGCGGGCTCGCGATGAAGAAGCGCTGGGAACACAGAATGCGCGGCGCGGGCAAGTCGACCGCGAAGCCCAACATCCTCATGTCGACCGCGTCGCAGGTCGCCCTCGAGAAGTTTGCCCGCTACTTCGACGTCGAATGCAGACTCATCCCCGTGTCCGCCAAGAGCAACCACTGCCTCGATCCGCAGCTGCTGTGGGACTACGTCGACGAGAACACCATCGGCGCGTTCGTCATCCTCGGCACCACCTACACCGGCCACCTCGAGTCCGTTGAGCACGTCTGCGACGTGCTCACCGAGATCGAGAACGCCCACCCGGACTGGTCCAACACCGAGATCCCGATCCACGTCGACGGCGCGTCCGGCGGCTTCATCGTCCCCTTCACCTTCTCCGAGAGACAGATGGCGAGCTACAGGATGCAGCGCTGGGGCTTCAACCACCCGCGCGTCATGAGCATCAACGCGAGCGGCCACAAGTTCGGCCTCACCACGCCGGGCCTCGGCTGGGTGCTGTGGCGCAGCGAAGATCTGCTGGCCGACGagctcaagttcaagatcAACTACCTCGGCGGCGTCGAGGAGTCCTTCGGCCTCAACTTCTCCCGCCCGGGCTTCCAAGTGATCCACCAGTACTACAACTTTGTGTCGCTCGGCAGAGCCGGCTACCACGCCCACTTTGCCAAGTCCATCTTTGTGGCCCGCGCCTTCTGCCACGAGCTGCTTGTCTCGGAGAGAATGCCGGGCTTCTTCGAGGTGGTCAGCAGCATCCACGAGCGCATCGACGCGCCGCCGGGCCGCTCCCGGCTGCCAGACTCGGTCAACGAGTACTGGGAAAAACCCGCAGAGTTCAAGCCGGGCGTCCCGCTTGCCGCCTTCAAGCTCTCGCGCGCGTTCCACGACCAGTACCCGGAGATCCCGCAGTCCATGCTCGCCGCGCTGCTCAGAAGCAGGGGCTGGATCGTCCCCAACTACCCGCTGCCCAGCTCCACCGACGGCTCCGACCAGCACGAAGTGCTGCGAGTCGTGTTCCGCTCCGAGATGAAGCTCGACCTCGCGCAGCTGCTCATCGTCGACATCGAGCATGTGGTCACAAAACTGATCAAGAGCTACAAGATACTGCTCGAGAGCCTGCCGGCCAACGAGCACTCCCAGCACAGGCGCGACTTTGTGTACAAGATGCTGCTGAAGTTGGCTTCGCCAACTTCCGGCGACGAGCCGCCGCTCGAGCTCCAGCCCGAACGCCGTGAGAGCCTATCCAAGAACTACAAGGGTACTTGCTAA
- the SPE2 gene encoding adenosylmethionine decarboxylase SPE2 (ancestral locus Anc_8.800) gives MTVTEKELTNHTYIDHELSANLDSAEAFEGPEKLLEIWFYADAQDIPEPRGTKKTLRDIEVAKWVEILKLVKCEVLSVRSTAVMDAFLLSESSLFVYDHKITLKTCGTTTTLLCLQLLFDTINTELGWDVCKRIESTGKYFPYKVFYSRRCFMFPLKQRSIHKNWSNEVDYLNTFFSCGRSYLVGRNDESNHWNLYVTETNKSMVQKAKSEDPDETLEILMTGLDHERAKQFIRKRGLCEQQTAEKSEEDEGHMLGFNITKSTKLDLVYENNIKAAFHHDAFAFTPCGYSANMMLDEEYYYTLHVTPEKGWSYASFESNVPVAKISQGKQDNVQVLNHVLQVFQPNDFCVTFFTKDDLKESYSRYMQIGEQVPGYSRRDRIIYDLEDYQLLYMRFERSL, from the coding sequence ATGACAGTCACAGAAAAAGAATTGACAAATCACACCTATATTGACCATGAGCTGTCAGCAAATCTGGACTCTGCCGAGGCGTTTGAGGGACCAGAGAAGCTACTGGAGATATGGTTCTATGCTGATGCACAAGACATTCCCGAGCCTCGAGggacgaagaagactttgCGTGACATAGAGGTAGCCAAATGGGTGGAAATTCTTAAGTTGGTCAAATGCGAGGTGTTATCCGTGAGATCTACTGCTGTAATGGATGCTTTCCTACTCAGCGAGTCATCGCTGTTCGTCTATGACCATAAGATCACCCTCAAGACATGCGGAACAACCACTACTCTGCTCTGCCTCCAGCTGCTGTTTGATACCATAAACACCGAGCTCGGCTGGGACGTATGCAAAAGAATCGAGTCCACCGGCAAGTACTTCCCATACAAAGTGTTCTACTCGAGACGCTGTTTCATGTTTCCCCTGAAGCAACGCAGTATTCACAAGAACTGGAGCAACGAGGTCGACTACTTGAACACATTTTTCAGCTGCGGCCGCAGTTATCTAGTAGGCCGCAACGACGAAAGCAACCACTGGAACCTGTACGTAACGGAGACTAACAAGTCGATGGTTCAAAAGGCAAAGAGCGAAGATCCAGATGAGACGCTTGAAATTCTCATGACAGGGCTCGACCATGAGCGAGCTAAGCAATTCATCCGCAAGCGCGGTCTCTGCGAGCAGCAGACCGCAGAAAAGTCCGAAGAAGACGAGGGCCATATGCTCGGATTTAACATAACAAAGAGTACCAAACTGGACCTCGTCTACGAGAACAACATCAAAGCTGCGTTCCACCACGATGCGTTCGCTTTCACGCCTTGCGGCTACTCGGCAAACATGATGCTCGACGAAGAATACTACTACACGCTGCACGTCACGCCAGAGAAGGGCTGGTCGTATGCCTCGTTCGAAAGTAACGTCCCCGTCGCCAAGATTTCGCAGGGAAAGCAAGACAACGTACAGGTACTCAACCATGTGCTACAGGTGTTCCAACCCAACGATTTCTGCGTCACCTTTTTCACCAAGGACGACCTGAAGGAGTCCTACAGTAGATACATGCAGATCGGCGAGCAAGTCCCCGGGTACTCCAGGAGAGACAGAATCATCTACGATCTTGAAGACTACCAACTATTATATATGAGGTTTGAGCGGTCTCTATAG